A stretch of Cheilinus undulatus linkage group 20, ASM1832078v1, whole genome shotgun sequence DNA encodes these proteins:
- the LOC121528411 gene encoding endoplasmic reticulum protein SC65-like yields the protein MVSFCSKGVALVTLFLFKCIFMEALQYDNYTFRNYPEEELMPLAAAYGLALDHYVAEEWTDSIKYLELSLSLHRLLKDSIRHCVFHCNSSEHEESSFTGNKDLEVYWHVMMRATCQTKCRAKFPVLQLPPPGREILQEFSRRSPYRYLHSAHSKLGDLQRAVPCAYTYLQKNPEDEEMHRLMEEYKIQYDLSGYLTDYEEQLYEASFLKGIKLVNSGDYSSSVGHMEEALRLYLREYNLCQADCEGISQLSPHSDFYTVVAGIFIETLRCQLKCEENLKPNVGGFFVEKFVATIYHYLQYAYYKMNDGRSAVPCAYSYNLFEPEDQVMKQNLQYYEAYSKQWGLQPEHFSPRMEALKLYNQTVTVKQMLTSAQKYLDMDDEDFWGPEEAALLAPESPDVEFEGMGDYEESIYADWRQPKGKGDAGETDI from the exons ATGGTTTCATTTTGCTCTAAAGGAGTCGCGTTGGTGACGTTATTTTTGTTTAAGTGTATTTTTATGGAAGCCTTGCAGTATGACAACTACACTTTCAGAAACTACCCTGAAGAGGAGCTCATGCCCCTCGCTGCTGCGTATGGATTAGCTTTGGATCATTACGTAGCGGAGGAGTGGACGGATTCCATTAAATACTTGGAGCTGAGTTTAAGTTTACACCGGCTTTTAAAAGACAGTATAAGACACTGCGTGTTTCACTGTAACAGCAGCGAACATGAAGAGTCGAGCTTTACAGGAAACAAGGATTTAGAAGTCTACTGGCATGTTATGATGAGAGCAACCTGCCAGACCAAGTGCAGGGCGAAATTCCCCGTTTTACAGCTTCCTCCTCCAGGAAGAGAGATCCTGCAGGAGTTCAGCAGAAGATCTCCGTACAGGTACCTGCACTCTGCGCACTCCAAG CTGGGTGACCTGCAGAGAGCTGTGCCATGCGCCTACACCTACCTGCAGAAGAACCCAGAGGACGAGGAGATGCACCGACTGATGGAGGAGTACAAGATCCAGTATGACCTCAGTGGATACCTCACTGACTATGAGGAACAACTGTATGAG GCCTCCTTTCTAAAAGGAATCAAACTTGTGAATTCAGGAGACTACAGCAGCAGCGTTGGACACATGGAGGAAGCGCTCAGGCTCTACCTCAGAGAGTACAACCTCTGTCAGGCAGACTGTGAAGGCATCAGTCAACTTTCACCACACAGTGACTTCTACACAGTCGTAGCAG GGATCTTCATTGAGACATTACGTTGTCAGCTGAAGTGTGAAGAAAACTTGAAGCCTAATGTTGGTGGATTCTTTGTGGAGAAATTTGTTGCCACTATTTACCACTACCTCCAATACGCCTATTATAAGA TGAATGATGGTCGCAGCGCAGTGCCCTGTGCATACAGCTACAACCTGTTTGAACCTGAGGACCAGGTCATGAAGCAGAACCTGCAGTATTATGAAGCCTACAGCAAACAGTGGGGGCTGCAGCCTGAACACTTCTCCCCCAGGATG GAGGCTCTTAAACTCTACAATCAGACTGTCACTGTAAAGCAGATGCTGACATCTGCACAGAAGTACCTGGACATGGACGATGAG gatttttgggGACCAGAGGAAGCTGCTTTACTGGCCCCAGAGTCTCCTGATGTGGAGTTTGAAGGGATGGGAGACTATGAGGAGTCCATCTATGCTGACTGGAGGCAACCAAAGGGCAAAGGAGATGCCGGGGAGACAGATATCTGA